TTACAGCTTGCTGGCTTTTGTGTATGTTTCTTTAGTGAGATGAGTTTGTGCTGTGTTTTGGTTCATAGCTGAACTATTGGATGTATTGTTGCAGCTCGAGGAGATTGTGAACCAGGGCAAACTGGTATCCGATGAGATCATCATCAATTTATTGTCAAAGAGGCTTGAGTCAGGAGAATCAAAGGGAGAATCAGGATTCATACTCGATGGTTTTCCTCGAACAGTAAGACAAGCGGTGAGTGATTCTTCTTTTCACAGTTTTAGCAGGTATATCAAATCAGAGATGAGCTAAATAGAGAAAGGGTTTGTGCTGAATGAATAAACGATAGTGTTACTAACAACCCGAAGCATTGTCCTTCAACactcaaaatttaattcagAAATTGCTTCACCGTATGTTTCTTGTGCAATTCGCACGTTGCTTCAAGTGATTTCTGAACTTTGATCAAATAGGAGAAAGTAGGAAATTCATCAGTTGTCTCTTGAAATGCTGAGTAACTTGATCCTTCACTAATATGCAGGAAATACTAAATGATGTGACCGATATTGATCTGGTCGTAAATCTGAAGCTCCCCGAACAAGTACTAATAGATAAATGCCTCGGAAGAAGGATTTGCAGTGAATGTGGGAAGAACTTCAACGTGGCCACAATCGATGTCAAGGGAGAGAACGGGAATCCGGACATATATATGGACCCCCTTCTCCCGCCTTCACACTGTGCTTCAAAGCTCGTAACTCGTCCTGATGATACCGAAACTGTTGTGAAGCAAAGGTTGGCGGTCTACACTGAAAAGGTACTTGTTTCCCCTTTTGAATTTGCAAGTAACTGTGTGGATCAAAAGCTGAGAATATCCGATAAACATATAAGTTAGGGAGCCATAATTTAACCACCCAAAACCATGATCGAAGGTGAATGGTTGACTCGCACTTATATGATATTCCATACTTTCACGTGAAACCCATGTGTATTCCATATCCACGGATGGCACGCCATCCATTTGTTGCCCCTTGGGCCCACATCTTCAGTAGCTCCCCTCACACCTTCAGATAGCCCTTTTAGTAGGCCGTTTGGATATGGGATTCGTATCAATCCATCCCCTTTTGAACCAGACGGTGCACACGCCCGGTGGAAAACCCAAAGTTGTAGGCCCAACATCCATTTGTTTCCCTTTGGACCAACTTCTTCAGGGGCACCCCTTTGGTCGGACCTTCGGGTAGTGCCTTTCCCTAGGCCGTTCGGATCCACACTCACCGCACCAAATTgacaaacatataaaatagGGAGCACTAACTTATCTCAAAACCATGGTCAATAGTAAAAGGTTGACTCCCACTTATACGTCATTCCACACTTTCATATGGAACCGATGTCCGGTCTTACCTTGTGATCTTGCTCATTGTGATTCTTAGAATTGTGAATTTCATTCTACTTCATCTTTTACTCAATT
The genomic region above belongs to Salvia hispanica cultivar TCC Black 2014 chromosome 3, UniMelb_Shisp_WGS_1.0, whole genome shotgun sequence and contains:
- the LOC125210655 gene encoding adenylate kinase-like, producing the protein MAAMIRLFRSSSAAFSTRRSLSSAAATEFKPRVDPKGRNVQWVFLGCPGVGKGTYASRLSVLLGVPHIATGDLVREELNSSGPMSKQLEEIVNQGKLVSDEIIINLLSKRLESGESKGESGFILDGFPRTVRQAEILNDVTDIDLVVNLKLPEQVLIDKCLGRRICSECGKNFNVATIDVKGENGNPDIYMDPLLPPSHCASKLVTRPDDTETVVKQRLAVYTEKSQPVEDFYRCQGKLVEFVIPGGIPESLPKLLEALNLNENEEKQSAAV